The Deltaproteobacteria bacterium DNA window TTTTGCGTCCGCGGCGAATCCGCCGTCCGACAAGGGGTATTACGAGGAGACGGTCAAGGGCGTGTGGACATGCAGGGAGGAGATCGACGCGCTCATCCGGCGCGCGGCCGAGAACTGGCGGCTGGAGCGGATGACCCTGGTCGACAGGAACATCCTGCGTCTCGGCGCGTACGAGATCTGCCGCTCCGCGGATGTCCCGTTCGTCGTGGCGATCAACGAGGCGGTCGACCTCGGCAAACGTTTCGGCTCGGAGGAGTCCGGAGGCTTCATTAATGGAATCCTCGATAAGATTTCGGAGATCTCATTGAAAAAGAAGGGAAAGAAATGAAATACAGGCCGCAGGCGATCGAGGGGAAGTGGCAGAAGCGCTGGGAGGAGGCGGGAGTTTTCCGCTGCCCCGACAGGATCGCCTCCACGAAATATTACTGCATGGAGATGTTCCCTTATCCGTCGGGGCGCATCCACATGGGGCACGTCCGCGTTTACACCATCGGCGACCTGATCGCGCGGTTCAAGCGTATGCGCGGGTTCCAGGTCCTGCACCCGATCGGATGGGACGCCTTCGGGCTCCCCGCGGAGAACGCTGCGCATCGGCACGGCACGCATCCGGCAAAGTGGACGTACGAAAACATCGATTTCATGCGGCAGCAGCTCAGGGAGCTCGGCATATCCTACGACTGGGACCGGGAGTTCGCGACGTGCGCGCCCGATTACTACCGGTGGGAGCAGCTCTTCTTCCTGTGGATGATCCGGGACGGCCTCGCCTACCGCAAGCGCGCGTCGCTCAACTGGTGCGATGAGTGCCAGACCGTTCTCGCGAACGAGCAGGTCAACCGCGACGGAACCTGTTTCATACACGACCAGACTCCTGTTACGCAGCGGGAATTGGACCAGTGGTTCCTGGGGATTACGAAGTACGCCGACGAGCTGCTTTCGGGACACGAGGAGCTCAGGGGCGGATGGCCGGAAAGCATCCTGGAGATGCAGAAGAACTGGATAGGCCGCAGCGAAGGCGCGGAGATCGATTTCCCCATGAAGGACGGCGGGAAGATAACCGTATTCACGACCCGTCCGGATACTATCTACGGGGCTACGTTCATGAGCATGGCTCCGGAGCATCCGCTCGTCCCGGAATTCGCCCGGACGGCGGGCCGCGAGGCCGAAGTGCGCGCCTTCGTCGAAAGGGTGGCGAAGCAGGACAGGGTCGCCCGGTCGAGCGAGGACATGGAGAAGGAAGGGGTGTTCACGGGCGGATATTGCCTTAATCCGGTGACGGGGAAGGAGATCCCCATTTTCGCTGCGAACTTCGTGCTGTACGAGTACGGAACGGGCGCGGTGATGGCCGTCCCCGCGCACGACCAGCGCGATTTCGAGTTCGCGAAGAAGTACGGCCTTCCCGTGATTCCCGTTATCCGGCCCGACGGGGAGACGCTCGCCGCGGAAACGATGACCGCCGCCTACGAAGGTCCGGGACGGATGGCGGATTCCGGTCCGTTCAACGGGATGGAGAACGAAAAGGGGAAACGCGAGATCACCCGGTATTTCGAGGAGAAAGGAATCGGACGCGGAAAGGTGCAATTCCGTCTCCGCGACTGGGGAGTAAGCCGCCAGCGCTACTGGGGCTGCCCGATTCCGGTTGTCCACTGCCCGAAATGCGGCGCGGTCCCCGTCCCCGAAAAAGACCTCCCCGTGGTGCTCCCCGAGGACCTGCCTTACACGAGGGAAAAAGGGAACCCGCTCGCTTCCGCGGAAAGCTGGGTGGCGGCCGCATGCCCCTCCTGCGGAGGCGAAGCGCGGCGGGAGACGGACACCTTCGACACGTTCGTGGAATCGAGCTGGTATTTCCTCCGGTACATCGATCCGAAAAACGACATGGAGCCGCTGGATCCGGAGAAGATGCGCGCGTGGATGCCGGTCGACCAGTACGTCGGAGGCGCCGAACACGCGTGCATGCACCTGATTTACGCAAGGTTCTTCCACAAGTATCTCCGCGACAAGGGACTTGCGTTCGGAAACGAGCCGTTCCGAAAGCTTCTCTCGCAGGGGATGGTGTGCATGGCTACCATGGAGTGCCCCAAGCACG harbors:
- the nusB gene encoding transcription antitermination factor NusB, giving the protein MRRESREKVFQTLFMMDALGVGPDEAIPLFASAANPPSDKGYYEETVKGVWTCREEIDALIRRAAENWRLERMTLVDRNILRLGAYEICRSADVPFVVAINEAVDLGKRFGSEESGGFINGILDKISEISLKKKGKK
- a CDS encoding leucine--tRNA ligase, with the protein product MKYRPQAIEGKWQKRWEEAGVFRCPDRIASTKYYCMEMFPYPSGRIHMGHVRVYTIGDLIARFKRMRGFQVLHPIGWDAFGLPAENAAHRHGTHPAKWTYENIDFMRQQLRELGISYDWDREFATCAPDYYRWEQLFFLWMIRDGLAYRKRASLNWCDECQTVLANEQVNRDGTCFIHDQTPVTQRELDQWFLGITKYADELLSGHEELRGGWPESILEMQKNWIGRSEGAEIDFPMKDGGKITVFTTRPDTIYGATFMSMAPEHPLVPEFARTAGREAEVRAFVERVAKQDRVARSSEDMEKEGVFTGGYCLNPVTGKEIPIFAANFVLYEYGTGAVMAVPAHDQRDFEFAKKYGLPVIPVIRPDGETLAAETMTAAYEGPGRMADSGPFNGMENEKGKREITRYFEEKGIGRGKVQFRLRDWGVSRQRYWGCPIPVVHCPKCGAVPVPEKDLPVVLPEDLPYTREKGNPLASAESWVAAACPSCGGEARRETDTFDTFVESSWYFLRYIDPKNDMEPLDPEKMRAWMPVDQYVGGAEHACMHLIYARFFHKYLRDKGLAFGNEPFRKLLSQGMVCMATMECPKHGWRYPDEVDASGKCLQCGETVEVGRSMKMSKSKRNVVEPSALVERYGADTARMFSLFAAPPEKDLDWSEQGVEGAFRFLGRVYRLVAQKEKALRAAAGATPASDGGSRRIRQVTHRTLKKVTGDIEERYHFNTAISAIMEMVNFLYLVDEKEWIAPESAPALREAVEILLLMLSPFAPHVAEEMWERIGCAGLACGQTWPAADEGMARSEEILVVVQINGKLRARLTADAGITEEEIREMTLADPRVKEYTDGKVLKKLVYVPKKLVSIVVA